One window from the genome of Prinia subflava isolate CZ2003 ecotype Zambia chromosome 2, Cam_Psub_1.2, whole genome shotgun sequence encodes:
- the ADGRF4 gene encoding adhesion G protein-coupled receptor F4, translating to MDVRVIHCLLLWAAHFFLAMPHSTPRVFSNESKTGGEQDACINLIPCQDNGAICIQPCSPSFHGETSFVCEDRKWHMLSDACASLDVQSLFQRISQSELLPCFGGKPWHGKPADGAKHFGAGNQSCQADFSCIIPDILSSPAIPGNIADIVELLNKISLLLSDNVTRGKMQSYSRIANHILNSSILSNWAFVKDRNAGSVLLDSVNLFAGKLLLRNGSESIQEPFIATKGYSIHRNTSGKSFDFSMEFNSTGNITGHVVIPEEELLRLPRASKAVSIAFPTLGAVLETHQLDPAFVNGMVLSVSLPEELQNILLTFEKLDKLEQAGAQCVGWHSAERRWDPAACRLRAHNASAVVCACAHRRRTYRSFSILMAPAVPRSPALDYITRVGLGLSLCSLLLCLLIEAVVWHHVTKTEITYMRHFCLVNIAASLLVADVLFILAAIVHNTSLNYRLCVAATFFLHFFYLALFFWMFTLGLLILYGLLFIFFKITRSVFLAAAFSIGYGCPLVISILTVAITEPKNGYLRSGACWLNWYETKALLAFVVPALSIIVMNLIVVLVVVVKTGRSSVGEGCKSQDLSSMIRVSKNVALLTPLLGLTWGFGLATIIDSRSLAFHVVFALLNAFQGFFILLFGTLLDRKTREALRMNCLSSRRKWGLEKS from the exons ATGGATGTGAGGGTGATCCACTGCCTGCTCCTTTGGGCTGCACACTTCTTCCTGGCTATGCCACACTCCACTCCCAGG gttttcagtAACGAATCAAAGACTGGTGGTGAGCAAG ATGCCTGTATAAATCTCATTCCTTGCCAAGATAATGGAGCCATTTGTATTCAGCCTTGCTCTCCCTCCTTCCACGGGGAGACAAGTTTTGTTTGTGAAGACAGAAAGTGGCACATGTTGTCAGATGCTTGTGCAAGCCTGGATGTTCAGTCCCTTTTTCAG AGGATATCCCAAAGTGAGCTCCTCCCGTGCTTTGGAGGAAAGCCGTGGCATGGGAAGCCTGCAGATGGAGCAAAACATTTTGGTGCTGGGAATCAGAGCTGCCAAGCCGATTTTTCATGCATCATCCCAGATATCCTGTCTTCACCAGCCATCCCAGGAAACATTGCTGATATAGTGGAATTGCTAAACAAGATTTCCCTGTTGCTGTCAGACAATGTCACTAGAGGAAAAATGCAG AGCTACAGCAGGATAGCAAACCATATTCTGAACAGCTCCATCCTTTCCAACTGGGCTTTTGTAAAGGACAGAAATGCTGGTTCAGTATTACTGGACTCGGTGAATTTATTTGCTGGGAAACTTCTTCTAAGAAATGGGTCAGAAAGTATCCAGGAGCCCTTCATCGCTACCAAAGGCTACAGCATACACAGAAACACTTCAGGAAAGAGCTTTGACTTTTCCATGGAGTTCAATAGCACAGGCAATATCACTGGGCACGTGGTGATTCCagaagaggagctgctgaggttACCCAGGGCTTCCAAAGCCGTCAGCATTGCGTTTCCTACGCTCGGAGCCGTCCTAGAGACCCACCAGCTGGACCCCGCTTTTGTGAACGGGATGGTGCTGTCGGTGTCGCTGCCAGAGGAGCTCCAGAACATTCTGCTCACCTTTGAGAAGCTGGACAAGCTGGAGCAGGCGGGGGCTCAGTGCGTGGGGTGGCACTCGGCCGAGCGGCGCTGGGACCCCGCAGCGTGCCGGCTGCGCGCCCACAACGCCTCGGCCGTGGTTTGTGCCTGCGCCCACCGGCGCCGCACCTACAGGTCCTTCTCCATCCTGATGGCCCCGGCCGTGCCGCGCAGCCCGGCGCTGGATTACATCACACGGGTGGGCCTGGGCCTCTCCCTTTGcagcctgctcctctgcctgctcatcGAGGCTGTGGTGTGGCACCACGTCACGAAAACCGAGATAACCTACATGCGCCACTTCTGCCTGGTCAACATCGCCGCCTCGCTGCTCGTCGCGGATGTCCTGTTCATCCTGGCAGCCATTGTGCACAATACGTCCCTAAACTACCGGCTGTGTGTGGCAGccacttttttccttcactttttctATCTTGCCCTGTTTTTTTGGATGTTTACCCTGGGCCTCTTGATTCTCTATggattattatttatttttttcaagataaCAAGATCTGTTTTCCTAGCTGCAGCATTCTCTATTGGATATGGGTGTCCCTTGGTCATATCTATCCTCACTGTTGCTATTACTGAACCAAAAAATGGATATTTAAGGAGTGGAGCCTGCTGGCTCAATTGGTATGAGACAAAAGCCCTTTTGGCTTTTGTTGTACCTGCCCTGAGCATCATTGTTATGAATCTCATAGTGGTGCTCGTGGTTGTGGTGAAGACTGGGAGATCCTCTGTTGGAGAAGGCTGCAAGTCCCAAGATTTGAGCAGCATGATCCGGGTCAGCAAAAACGTTGCTCTTCTGACCCCTCTGCTGGGCCTCACCTGGGGGTTCGGATTAGCGACCATCATCGACAGCCGCTCTCTGGCCTTCCACGTCGTGTTTGCGCTGCTGAACGCCTTCCAG GGATTCTTCATCCTGTTGTTTGGGACACTTCTGGACAGAAAG ACAAGAGAAGCCTTGAGGATGAACTGCCTTTCATCAAGGCGGAAGTGGGGTCTAGAAAAG TCCTAG